gagaaAATACTCTAAGAACCAATGGTGGAAATGAAACTTCACTGGCAATAATCTTAATACTcaatggttatgtaataaaaggtgcaacgtttgtTACAGGGCTAGGCACCTACAGCAAATAAGCAGAAAGCATTTCCTCTTGGTTGCTACtgattactgcacctgggcaagctTTGTGCCattaattacatatggggatacATTTAAAACAGTGTTTAATAACTAACACAGGAGCTACTGTCTAAGATTTACTTGCCTTTAAATATGgcagtataatttaaaaaaatatatttaaaaatgcctTACCTTAAAAAAGCATGGGCTTAAAATACATAGAGAAGGGTCATAACATCCTAAAGATACTGGCATTTACAGATTAAAGAATTAAGTGTGTTATCTACTTCAGCCTTGCATAGGAGATTTTACTCCCTGCATTGGCATATACTGCCCTTTGGTCTAATTAAGCTTGTGTATTGTAAAGGAAAATGCCTTTGGAAGAATTTTCCTTTCATGTTGTGCCCATTATATACCTCCAAAGCCAAGGCTGTCTTGTCGTAGGCATTAGGGACGCGCTTCTGGATAACCCTGGCAAAAATGGGCCCATTCTGAAGGTTAGGCAGCGGAGTGTTGACGCTGGGCTGGGCATAGGGCCCTGGCTCCGGCCCACCCAGTGGTTGCGGGTGCGAGTTTTCCTGGTTACCTCCAATCAGGGCTGACCCTGCTGAAGAGGGAGGCCTGTACTTCTCGACGTAAGGCACAGGTATCATGCCCCGTCTTCCATCGTTGTCCTCAGCATTCCACCACTGCTCCTCGGGCTTATCTCGAATTCTCAGGATGTCTCCTTTCTTAAATGGAAGATCTTCATCATCATTGCCATTAAAGTCAAAGAGAGCTCGCACGTATTCAACTTCTTCTTGTCTTTGGATTACACCAGATTGTTTAGACTTGGAAACTGGTTCTATTAAAGTTGTAGTGTCCAGGTAATGGATCTTATAAAATTCCAAAAGAGATGGTAAGGAATCAAACTCTTGGTCACCTATTCTGAATCGGGACTGGATCATTCCTGCAGAAggaggaaaaaacaaaacaaaaaaagatcaCAACATGTACTAGAAATCAGCACTTATATGATGATATATGATCTGGAATGCATGTATTTATAAGGTTGATAGAAAAAAGTGGGAATACCTGAcccaaaccttaaaggaacagtaacaccaaaaaatgaaagagctttaaagtaataaaaatataatgcactgtactggtaaaactggtgtgtttgttacagtaacactactataatttatataataagctgctgtgtagccacagaggcagccattcaagctggaaaaaaggagaaaaggcacaggttacatagcagataacagataagttctgtagaatacaatggtgttttatctgttatctactaagtgcctgtgctttttctcctttgaatggctgcctccatggctacatag
This sequence is a window from Xenopus tropicalis strain Nigerian chromosome 2, UCB_Xtro_10.0, whole genome shotgun sequence. Protein-coding genes within it:
- the crk gene encoding adapter molecule crk gives rise to the protein MAGNFDSEDRASWYWGKLNRQEAVNLLQGQRHGVFLVRDSTTIPGDYVLSVSENSKVSHYIINSVSNNRQSGTGMIQSRFRIGDQEFDSLPSLLEFYKIHYLDTTTLIEPVSKSKQSGVIQRQEEVEYVRALFDFNGNDDEDLPFKKGDILRIRDKPEEQWWNAEDNDGRRGMIPVPYVEKYRPPSSAGSALIGGNQENSHPQPLGGPEPGPYAQPSVNTPLPNLQNGPIFARVIQKRVPNAYDKTALALEVGDLVKVTKINVSGQWEGECNGKYGHFPFTHVRLLDQQNPEEDFS
- the crk gene encoding adapter molecule crk isoform X1 encodes the protein MAGNFDSEDRASWYWGKLNRQEAVNLLQGQRHGVFLVRDSTTIPGDYVLSVSENSKVSHYIINSVSNNRQSGTGMIQSRFRIGDQEFDSLPSLLEFYKIHYLDTTTLIEPVSKSKQSGVIQRQEEVEYVRALFDFNGNDDEDLPFKKGDILRIRDKPEEQWWNAEDNDGRRGMIPVPYVEKYRPPSSAGSALIGGW